The Rubripirellula reticaptiva DNA window TCGACGTCGGTGAAAACATTGGTGCTCGACTGCAGAGCGACCAAGCCGAAGCCGACACGCGAGTCGCGCGGGCCGAAGCGGAAAGCCGCCGTGCCGAAGCGATCGCCGAAGAACAGCAGATGAAGGCGCGGGTCACGGATAACCGATCGGCCCTTGTGCTAGCCGAAGCCGAAGTTCCGATGGCAATGGCGGAAGCTTTCAAGGCTGGCCGTATCGCTTCGATCACTGATATCGAAGGCTAATCGATCCTGTGGAAACGACTTCTTACCGCGTCAAGTTTGACGGCGGCAGCGGACATGCATTGGCGGGAATCGTCGATCGTCCGACCGATCAAGATCCGACGCTCGTTGCGGTCTTCAGTCATTGCTTTACCTGCAACAAAGACTTGAAGGCGATTGTCCGAATCAGCCGAGGCTTGGCCGCGCACGGAATCGCCTGCTTGCGGTTCGATATGACCGGGCTGGGCGGCAGCGAAGGCGATTTTTCACACACGAACTTCACAACCAATCTTACCGATCTTTCAGCCGCAATCGCCTTCGCTCGCGACGAACTGGGGCAAGTCAACGGATTGATCGGACATTCGTTTGGCGGCGCCGCGTCGCTTGCGATGGCAGGCAGCGCGTCGCAGAACGATTCACCAAAAGCCGTCGTTGCATTGGCCGCCCCCAGCGATACCGGCCACTTGGCGGTCCTGCTTTCGCGAATGAACCCAGCGATCGAAATGGATGGATTCGGCGACGTTAACATTGGCGGCCGAACGTGGACGATCCGACGCGAAATGCTCCAGGATTTCAAATCGCACGATTTGCCGGCGATCATTCCCAAAATCTGTTGTCCGGTGCTGCTGTTCCATTCTCCTGTTGATCGAACAGTCGGCTACGACCACGCTGTCCGAATCATGGGGCTGATTCATTCGTCGCCGGAGTCCGATGCGAGCGTTGCCAGTTTGGTCACGCTTTCGGGGGCTGATCATTTGCTGGTCAACAATCCGCACGACATCGAATTCGTCACCAACTCGGCGGCTGCGTTTCTGCTGCGATACGCACGACCGACCTAGCAGACACGCCACCTGATTCGAATTGCGTCGTTTGATCTGTGCGGGGATGTTGATTCCGCCGGACTTCTGGTGCAAGCTATCGGCTTCGCCCGTTCGATTACTTACGACCGCCCAACCAAAAGTCAATTCCAGATGTCCAAGCTTGCCCACCTCGTATTCTTTACCCTGAAAGATCGCAGCGAATCCGCAGTCCAGCATCTGCTAAGTGAAGCTAACCATTACTTGACCGACCATCCTGGTCTGATCGATTTTTACGTCGGCGTACGCGACAAAGAACTCACTCGACCGGTCAACGCAGACTACGACGTTTCGTTGCACATGGTTTTCGCGGATCGTCCATCGCACGATGCGTACCAAGTTGCTGAGCGGCATGTGCAGTTCATCGAAGCGAACAAAGAGAGTTGGGCGAACGTCAATATCTATGACAGCACTGTGATGTAACCGCGATTGCGTGTTTGTCGCGGCTACTTCCGAGTTGGTTTCTCAGACGCATCTTGTGTGACCGAATTGAAACGAAGCGATTCGACGATGGATCGATGTCTCGCAGCGCGCCTCGGATCGGTACGGCTGAGCAATTCGGCCAACTGTTGGTGAGCTTTGACGAAGTCAGCTCGAATCGCAACTGCCTTTTCCAAATGCACAATCGCTTCGCCAGTCTTGCGTTCTCCAAGCAAGCAGATTGCCAAACCAAAGTGATCGGTTTCGGAATTTCGAAATTCGATCAGCTTGCGAAAGTGAATGGCTGCCAACCGAGGCTTACGATTCTGCATCGCGACTTGGGCGATCAAGTCGTGTCCGTCAATCGAAACCGAGCTGCCCGGTAACGAAGCTTCGATCGCGGGCCCTGCCAACGCAACGGCAAGCGATGACTGCCCGGCAAATTGCGCATCAAAAGCCAAAGCCAATCGCGTCGCCGGATCCGTCGGCTGACCCGCCAAGCTTTGCAGTAACTTTTCGGTTGATTCTTCGTGCTGTGACCGGATGGCTTTCCGATCGCTGGCATCCAGATCTTGTTCGCCGCCATAGATGTACTTGTGCACGGCAACACATTGACGCCGTAACTGTTCGATACTGCCGATCAACTTGGGCTCAACCACCGGCACCAGTCGAACGGGACCGTCAAAGTCGGCAGATGATTGCGGATAAACTCCGATTCGGTGATTGTGCAACGCCGCGTGAGTCACGTTCGTCGGATTTTTGGGCATGTGACAATCGGCACACGCATTTGAATTCCTTTCCATTCGTTTGGCACGTTCGACGCCACAGTCTTGGTCGGCATGGCATTTCAAGCATGCGTTTCGATGATAATCGACTCGTTGATCCGCAGTCACCTGGTGGTGTGGATCGTGGCAAGAGATGCAAGTCAGCGTTTCGGTTTGCAGATAACACGCACTCTGATGCATTTGTTCGACATGACCAACGATTGCGGTCGTGGTGCGATTTTCGAATCGATAATCCGTACGGTTCGTTTCCAAGCTTTCGCCCGGACGAAACGACCAGTGATCGACGCCCGCCGCCGGAACCGTTTCGACACCTTGCAAGTGACACTGCTGACAAATCGCTTCGCCAAGTTCCCGCGACAATTTGGCCGGATTGACGATCGGATCATCGACATCATCTTCAATCGCAACACTTCCGGCATGCAGTTCCGCGTGCAAGTTGCCGGCACCGTGGCACCGCTCGCAACTGATCGGTTCTTCGACGAGACGAAACTTTGCTTGGTTGCCGACTTGTTTTTGGATACGCCCAGCATGACAAAAAACACAGTCGGCTGAGATCTTGCGGGTGAACGATGGGTGCCTCGCCTGGTTGTATCCGGGCGACATCCCCCAGGCACCAGTTTCGCGGTACCAAGTCAAAGGTGATTCGTGCAGAAAACCATCGAGCGAAAACATATAGGTGTGCGCATGGGTTCCCGATCCAACTTCAAACTCCATCGGATACTCGCTGATCACCTTCGCGTCATCGTCAGCGACGTCGATCACTTCGCGATGAACCATCTGGCTACCATCGATACTAACTTCAAAACGTCGATTCGACGGTTCATGAAAGAATCCGCCCGATTCCGGCCCCGCGTTTCTTGACTCGCCGATCGAACGCAGCGAAATGGCATGAGTGGTCTCACCGAACGTTTGAAATTGTTTGGGGTGACACTCGCGACACGCATTGCTACCGATGAAACTGGGGTCGAGCGGTTCGAAATTTACTGTCGAAACAAGAGACTCGTTACCCACCGGCTGCGATGGCTCTAGCGTATCGCCCCTGCGGCTGACTTGGGCACCCTGCGGCGGAGTCAGATCGGGCTGGGTCGCTGGGGAAACAACCGGATCGGAAACTGGTCCTCGCATCCAAACCGCGGCGCCCCAAATCAACAATCCCATTCCCGCAATGATCGAAATCCACTGTGCGCGACCGCGACGTGGCGAGAATCGGTTA harbors:
- a CDS encoding alpha/beta hydrolase family protein, producing the protein METTSYRVKFDGGSGHALAGIVDRPTDQDPTLVAVFSHCFTCNKDLKAIVRISRGLAAHGIACLRFDMTGLGGSEGDFSHTNFTTNLTDLSAAIAFARDELGQVNGLIGHSFGGAASLAMAGSASQNDSPKAVVALAAPSDTGHLAVLLSRMNPAIEMDGFGDVNIGGRTWTIRREMLQDFKSHDLPAIIPKICCPVLLFHSPVDRTVGYDHAVRIMGLIHSSPESDASVASLVTLSGADHLLVNNPHDIEFVTNSAAAFLLRYARPT
- a CDS encoding Dabb family protein; protein product: MSKLAHLVFFTLKDRSESAVQHLLSEANHYLTDHPGLIDFYVGVRDKELTRPVNADYDVSLHMVFADRPSHDAYQVAERHVQFIEANKESWANVNIYDSTVM
- a CDS encoding multiheme c-type cytochrome, whose translation is MASNRKRRSAKGIGGSKQNDAHRLDPADANRFSPRRGRAQWISIIAGMGLLIWGAAVWMRGPVSDPVVSPATQPDLTPPQGAQVSRRGDTLEPSQPVGNESLVSTVNFEPLDPSFIGSNACRECHPKQFQTFGETTHAISLRSIGESRNAGPESGGFFHEPSNRRFEVSIDGSQMVHREVIDVADDDAKVISEYPMEFEVGSGTHAHTYMFSLDGFLHESPLTWYRETGAWGMSPGYNQARHPSFTRKISADCVFCHAGRIQKQVGNQAKFRLVEEPISCERCHGAGNLHAELHAGSVAIEDDVDDPIVNPAKLSRELGEAICQQCHLQGVETVPAAGVDHWSFRPGESLETNRTDYRFENRTTTAIVGHVEQMHQSACYLQTETLTCISCHDPHHQVTADQRVDYHRNACLKCHADQDCGVERAKRMERNSNACADCHMPKNPTNVTHAALHNHRIGVYPQSSADFDGPVRLVPVVEPKLIGSIEQLRRQCVAVHKYIYGGEQDLDASDRKAIRSQHEESTEKLLQSLAGQPTDPATRLALAFDAQFAGQSSLAVALAGPAIEASLPGSSVSIDGHDLIAQVAMQNRKPRLAAIHFRKLIEFRNSETDHFGLAICLLGERKTGEAIVHLEKAVAIRADFVKAHQQLAELLSRTDPRRAARHRSIVESLRFNSVTQDASEKPTRK